Genomic DNA from Microbacterium neungamense:
CCGGATCGACGGGGACTCCTCCCGCGGGGTGCTCGTGGTCGCCGAATTCCTCGGCCCCGCGCAGGCGCGCACCTGGTCGACCGTGCTCACCATGGCTGCGGCCGGACTGATCGCGCTCGCGATCGCGGCCGCGGTCGGCTGGTTCGTCGCCGGACGTGCTCTCACCCCCATCCGGGAGGTGCGCGAGACGGCGGCCCGCATCGACGGCAGCGACCTCACCCGGCGCATCGAGGTGGTCGGTTCCGACGACGCGGCCCAGCTCGCGCAGACGTTCAACCGGATGCTGGACCGCGTGCAGGCCGCGTTCGACGGGCAGCGCCGATTCCTCGATGATGCCGGACACGAACTGCGCACCCCGATTACGGTGATCCGCGGGCATCTCGAGCTGATGGGCGACGACCCGCAGGAGCGTGCGCAGACCCTCCGGCTCGTCACCGACGAACTTGAGCGGATGTCCCGTCTCGTCGACGAGCTGATCCTGCTCGCCCGCAGCGAGAGCCCCGGATTCCTCACCACCACTGCCGTCGACCTCACCGATCTCGTGGTGGAGACCCTGGCGAAGGCATCCGCGATGGCGCCGCGCGTGTGGGCGCTCGATGCGGTGCCGGAGGGCGCCATCCGCGCGGACGGGCAGCGCCTCACCCAGGCGCTGCTCCAGCTCGCCGCCAACGCCGTCGCCCACACCGGCGAGGAGGACACCATCGCCCTCGGCGGCGAGGCCGGCCCGGCACGCGTGCGGCTGTGGGTGCGCGACACCGGCCCCGGCATCCCCGAGACCGACCAGGAGCGGATCTTCGAGA
This window encodes:
- a CDS encoding sensor histidine kinase; this translates as MRHRPGDREDTVHPHRSDAAAELGHEAAKLRAFAEGADPATGAGFTDARTLLTRYLAHNVPEQHETFFSVVDGRADRRSGTAPPARLDTDDTLIRTAADAERPVWGREETPAGPVMYAALPVRIDGDSSRGVLVVAEFLGPAQARTWSTVLTMAAAGLIALAIAAAVGWFVAGRALTPIREVRETAARIDGSDLTRRIEVVGSDDAAQLAQTFNRMLDRVQAAFDGQRRFLDDAGHELRTPITVIRGHLELMGDDPQERAQTLRLVTDELERMSRLVDELILLARSESPGFLTTTAVDLTDLVVETLAKASAMAPRVWALDAVPEGAIRADGQRLTQALLQLAANAVAHTGEEDTIALGGEAGPARVRLWVRDTGPGIPETDQERIFERFARGPGPHHGPGSGLGLAIVTRIAEAHGGEVHVRSRPGEGAVFTLDLPRREPAP